The Mycolicibacterium flavescens genome has a segment encoding these proteins:
- the ccsB gene encoding cytochrome C biogenesis protein CcsB, which translates to MNPEQIDVGLARYSDWAFTSSVLVLVGALLLLAIELAYSRSRKADARELVGAAATSGRGAASAGGVGADSTAPGVVTDTRRRPLDERIGGAGLALTYLGIGLLLACIVLRGAATSRVPWGNMYEFINLTCFCGLVAAAVVLRRRQYRTLWVFVLLPVLILLTVSGRWLYTNAAPVMPALQSYWLPIHVSVVSLGSGVFLVAGVASILFLLKMSRFADPERRSGDGILTRALDRLPDAQTLDRIAYRTTIFAFPVFGFGVIFGAIWAEEAWGRYWGWDPKETVSFIAWVIYAAYLHARSTAGWRDKKAAWINVAGFVAMVFNLFFINLVTVGLHSYAGVG; encoded by the coding sequence ATGAACCCCGAGCAGATCGACGTCGGTTTGGCCCGCTACTCGGACTGGGCGTTCACCTCATCGGTGCTGGTCCTGGTCGGTGCGCTGCTGCTGCTCGCGATCGAGTTGGCCTACAGCCGCAGCCGCAAGGCCGATGCCCGGGAGCTCGTGGGAGCGGCGGCGACATCGGGGCGGGGAGCCGCGTCAGCCGGTGGGGTGGGCGCCGACAGCACCGCACCGGGCGTCGTCACCGACACCCGCCGCCGCCCGCTCGACGAACGGATCGGCGGTGCGGGTCTCGCGCTGACCTACCTCGGCATCGGCCTGCTGCTTGCCTGCATCGTGCTGCGCGGTGCGGCCACCTCGCGGGTGCCGTGGGGCAACATGTACGAGTTCATCAACCTGACCTGCTTCTGCGGGCTGGTCGCCGCCGCGGTGGTGCTGCGTCGCCGCCAGTACCGGACGCTGTGGGTGTTCGTGCTCCTTCCGGTGCTGATCCTGCTGACCGTCTCGGGCCGCTGGCTGTACACCAACGCCGCGCCGGTGATGCCCGCGTTGCAGTCGTACTGGCTGCCCATCCATGTTTCGGTGGTCAGCCTCGGGTCGGGAGTGTTCCTGGTCGCGGGCGTGGCCAGCATCCTGTTCTTGCTGAAGATGTCTCGGTTCGCCGACCCCGAGCGCCGCTCGGGCGACGGCATTCTCACCCGCGCGCTGGACAGGCTCCCCGACGCGCAGACCTTGGACCGGATCGCCTACCGCACCACGATCTTCGCGTTCCCGGTGTTCGGGTTCGGCGTCATCTTCGGCGCGATCTGGGCCGAAGAGGCATGGGGCCGTTACTGGGGCTGGGACCCCAAGGAGACCGTGTCGTTCATCGCGTGGGTCATCTACGCCGCGTACCTGCACGCCCGCTCCACGGCTGGGTGGCGCGACAAGAAGGCCGCGTGGATCAACGTCGCCGGCTTCGTCGCGATGGTGTTCAACCTCTTTTTCATCAACCTGGTCACCGTCGGCCTGCACTCCTACGCCGGCGTCGGCTGA
- a CDS encoding putative ester cyclase, translating to MISPKELYTRWIDELWAGNPVAAELVTEGFVGHWPGREVRGPADLQAVVGETHQMLSDLKFVIEVEPFVDGDMLAARWIGTGAAQDGPKRFTGNDILRIEDGRFAEYWTGTSTG from the coding sequence ATGATTTCGCCTAAAGAGCTATACACACGATGGATAGACGAATTGTGGGCGGGAAATCCCGTTGCGGCTGAGCTGGTCACCGAAGGATTCGTAGGACATTGGCCGGGCCGGGAGGTCCGAGGGCCTGCCGATCTGCAGGCGGTCGTCGGGGAGACCCATCAGATGCTCAGCGACCTGAAGTTCGTGATCGAAGTCGAGCCGTTCGTCGACGGCGACATGCTGGCGGCCAGGTGGATCGGCACCGGCGCGGCCCAGGACGGACCGAAGCGGTTCACCGGTAACGACATCCTGCGCATCGAAGACGGCCGCTTCGCGGAGTACTGGACCGGAACCAGCACCGGCTAA
- a CDS encoding Conserved membrane protein of uncharacterised function: MSDGRQGTRLVVDVLAYVLARLLLVAAVAAAILGAGHLLGLREFPLIVALLFALVIALPLGIWLFAPLRRRATESIAAFDERRRRDREQLQARLRGEDPSPEDDRHRGA; encoded by the coding sequence GTGTCCGACGGTCGCCAGGGAACTCGCCTCGTGGTGGACGTGCTGGCCTATGTGCTGGCACGGCTTCTGCTCGTCGCGGCGGTCGCGGCAGCGATTCTCGGCGCCGGACATCTGCTCGGACTGCGCGAATTCCCGCTCATCGTCGCGTTGCTCTTCGCCTTGGTGATCGCACTGCCGCTGGGCATCTGGCTGTTCGCCCCCCTTCGTCGCCGCGCCACCGAGAGCATCGCCGCCTTCGACGAACGCAGGCGCCGCGACCGGGAGCAACTCCAGGCCAGGCTGCGGGGCGAAGACCCCAGTCCCGAGGATGATCGCCACCGCGGTGCGTGA
- the soj_4 gene encoding ATPase involved in chromosome partitioning, translated as MSEQPVHHAQDGVGKDVASPAIVPENAYAPGGFRAQSRFSDPAADPPPETATTPPHGIPVVSPPPNAVETDPTPYLDLSTVALLGQPKRAPAEGWRRWVYYASFRLINLGDGPKARRRQALTAEIQRPLRGCHRIAVLSLKGGVGKTTITATLGATLASLRGDRVIAVDANPDRGTLGEKVPLESPATVRHLLRDAQGINSYSDVRAYTSQGPSRLEVLASESDPAVSEAFSSDDYSRTLEVLERFYSLVLTDCGTGLMHSAMAAVLAKADTLVVISSGSVDGARSASATLDWLDAHGHQDMVRNSIAVINAVRPRSGKVDMNKVVDHFSRRCRAVVEVPFDPHLEEGAEISLDRLKPETRAALLELAAEVAAGFRGARR; from the coding sequence GTGTCTGAACAACCGGTGCACCACGCCCAGGATGGTGTCGGCAAGGACGTGGCTTCTCCCGCCATAGTGCCTGAAAACGCCTATGCGCCAGGGGGATTCCGCGCACAGAGCCGGTTCAGCGATCCCGCGGCCGATCCGCCGCCCGAAACCGCAACCACGCCGCCGCACGGCATTCCGGTCGTCTCCCCACCTCCGAATGCCGTCGAGACCGACCCGACGCCGTACCTCGACCTCTCGACGGTCGCGCTGCTCGGACAACCCAAACGCGCGCCTGCCGAGGGCTGGCGCAGGTGGGTGTATTACGCATCATTTCGGTTGATCAACCTCGGTGACGGGCCGAAGGCGCGACGCCGACAGGCCCTCACCGCCGAGATTCAGCGCCCGTTGCGCGGGTGCCACCGCATCGCGGTGCTGTCGCTGAAGGGCGGGGTCGGCAAGACGACGATCACCGCGACGCTGGGCGCGACTCTGGCGTCGCTTCGCGGCGACCGCGTCATCGCCGTCGACGCGAACCCCGACCGCGGCACCCTGGGCGAGAAGGTGCCGCTGGAGAGCCCGGCCACGGTGCGGCACCTCCTGCGCGACGCACAGGGCATCAATTCCTACAGCGACGTGCGCGCCTACACCTCACAGGGCCCGAGCCGGCTGGAGGTGCTCGCCTCCGAAAGCGACCCCGCGGTGTCGGAGGCGTTCAGCTCCGACGACTACAGCCGCACCCTCGAGGTGCTTGAGCGCTTCTACAGCCTGGTGCTCACCGACTGCGGCACGGGGCTGATGCACTCGGCCATGGCGGCGGTGCTGGCCAAGGCCGACACGCTGGTGGTGATCAGTTCCGGTTCGGTCGACGGGGCCCGCAGCGCGTCGGCGACGCTGGACTGGCTGGACGCCCACGGGCATCAGGACATGGTGCGCAACTCGATCGCGGTGATCAACGCGGTGCGCCCACGCTCAGGCAAGGTCGACATGAACAAGGTCGTCGACCACTTCAGCCGACGGTGCCGGGCCGTGGTCGAGGTGCCGTTCGATCCGCACCTCGAGGAAGGCGCCGAGATCAGCCTCGACCGGCTCAAGCCGGAAACAAGGGCCGCGTTGCTGGAGCTCGCCGCCGAAGTCGCGGCCGGATTCCGCGGCGCCCGACGCTAG
- a CDS encoding ResB protein required for cytochrome c biosynthesis yields MTKVFALVRNTWRTLTSMGTALVLLFLLALAAIPGALLPQRSLNESKVDQYIAEHPTIGPWLDRLQAFDVFSSFWFTAIYVLLFISLVGCLTPRLIEHFRSMRANPVPAPRNLGRLPKHHTAEVSGEADDLAARVNERLRGWRKVPREDDGTVEISAEKGYLREFGNIVFHFSLLGLLVAVAAGKLFGYEGNVIVIADGGPGFCSASPAAFDSFRAGNTVDGTSLYPICLRVNDFDADYLPTGQATSFAADIEYQAGTDLESGTWRPYHLKVNHPLRVGGDRVYLQGHGYAPTFTVTYPDGQTRTQTLQWRPDDQITFLSSGAMRFDPPAGTYPDADERRKNQLAIQGLFAPTEQLHGTLLSSSFPALNDPAVAIDVYRGDTGLDSGRPQSLFTLDARLIEQGRLTKKARVNLGAGESTRLDDGTVVRFDGAVPFINVQVSHDPAQVWVLVFAMTMMAGLLVSLVVRRRRIWIRISPAGPGTVTVELGGLARTDNSGWGEEFERLTQRLLPDARPAHAAGEKVT; encoded by the coding sequence GCCGCAGCGCAGCCTCAACGAGTCCAAGGTCGACCAGTACATCGCCGAGCACCCGACCATCGGGCCGTGGCTCGACCGGCTGCAGGCGTTCGACGTGTTCTCCAGCTTCTGGTTCACCGCAATCTATGTGCTGCTGTTCATCTCGCTGGTGGGTTGCCTCACCCCACGGCTGATCGAACACTTCCGCAGTATGCGGGCCAACCCCGTTCCCGCTCCGCGCAACCTGGGGCGGCTGCCCAAACACCACACCGCCGAGGTGTCCGGTGAGGCGGATGACCTGGCGGCCAGGGTGAACGAGCGGCTGCGCGGATGGCGCAAGGTCCCCCGTGAAGACGACGGAACCGTCGAAATCTCCGCGGAGAAGGGCTATCTGCGCGAGTTCGGCAACATCGTGTTTCACTTCTCGCTGCTCGGCCTTCTCGTGGCGGTGGCGGCGGGGAAGCTGTTCGGCTACGAGGGCAACGTCATCGTCATCGCCGACGGCGGCCCGGGGTTCTGCTCGGCCTCACCGGCGGCGTTCGACTCGTTCCGCGCCGGAAACACCGTCGACGGCACCTCGTTGTACCCGATCTGTCTGCGGGTCAACGACTTCGACGCCGACTATCTGCCGACGGGACAGGCCACGTCGTTCGCCGCCGACATCGAGTACCAGGCGGGCACCGACCTGGAGTCGGGCACCTGGCGGCCCTACCACCTGAAGGTCAACCACCCGCTGCGGGTCGGCGGTGACCGGGTCTACCTGCAGGGCCACGGTTACGCCCCCACCTTCACCGTGACCTACCCCGACGGGCAGACGCGCACGCAGACACTGCAGTGGCGCCCCGACGACCAGATCACCTTCCTGTCGTCGGGCGCCATGCGGTTCGACCCGCCCGCGGGCACCTATCCGGACGCCGACGAACGTCGCAAGAACCAGCTCGCGATCCAGGGCCTGTTCGCCCCCACCGAACAGCTGCACGGCACGCTGCTGTCCTCGAGCTTCCCGGCGCTCAACGACCCCGCCGTCGCGATCGACGTCTACCGCGGCGACACCGGCCTGGACAGCGGACGCCCGCAGTCGCTGTTCACCCTCGACGCCCGCCTGATCGAGCAGGGCCGGTTGACCAAGAAGGCGCGGGTCAACCTCGGCGCGGGCGAATCGACGCGGCTCGACGACGGCACCGTGGTGCGCTTCGACGGCGCCGTCCCGTTCATCAACGTCCAGGTCTCTCACGATCCGGCGCAGGTATGGGTGCTGGTGTTCGCGATGACCATGATGGCGGGGCTGTTGGTGTCGCTGGTGGTGCGCCGGCGCAGGATCTGGATTCGGATCAGCCCCGCCGGGCCGGGTACCGTAACCGTCGAGCTGGGCGGGCTGGCGCGCACCGACAACTCCGGGTGGGGCGAGGAGTTCGAGCGGTTGACGCAGCGCCTCCTTCCCGACGCGAGGCCGGCGCACGCCGCAGGAGAGAAGGTCACATGA